A stretch of Henckelia pumila isolate YLH828 chromosome 4, ASM3356847v2, whole genome shotgun sequence DNA encodes these proteins:
- the LOC140867241 gene encoding cytochrome b561 and DOMON domain-containing protein At5g47530-like — translation MHRYENRRLLKQQGKDSPLHYISVFAKCHVFRESWNVVSFTHKLLLPNCNYPCPTSTIHHSVYIKTLLSFLLIIFISFHHCLRFFRLSTQMGKFLNPVFIFCALFSLGVSSSHAQSCGKYSFSSNQIFRSCNDLPYLNSFLHWDYDQSTKTVKMAYRHTGVSPSRWVAWAINPSGQGMVGAQALVAFQKSDGTVTAYTAPVASYQTGLQPGDLSFQVSDLTATYDSNEIIIFATLNLGNLSSTVNQVWQEGPVSGASPSSHATSGPNVQSMGTLNLLSGESETTGGTANSKTKKRNIHGVLNVVSWGIMLPIGVVFARYLKVFPRADPAWFYLHATCQTSAYIIGVAGWATGLRLGSQSPGVQYSAHRTIGIILFCLGTLQVFALLLRPKKDHKFRVFWNVYHHLIGYSVIVLSIVNIFKGFDILNPAEKWKRGYIGFLLGLAFVAAILEVYTWFVVLKRKKTSSSPKKTPNVINGYNGYGPRAHDTV, via the exons ATGCACCGGTATGAAAATAGAAGGTTGTTGAAACAACAAGGAAAAGATAGCCCCCTGCATTATATTAGTGTTTTTGCCAAGTGCCATGTCTTTAGAGAAAGTTGGAATGTTGTTTCTTTCACACACAAACTTCTTTTACCAAACTGTAACTACCCATGCCCCACATCCACAATTCATCATTCAGTCTATATTAAAACCCTTCTCTCATTCCTCCTCATAATCTTCATTTCATTTCACCACTGCCTCAGATTCTTCAGGCTATCAACTCAAATGGGCAAATTCTTGAACCCTGTTTTCATCTTTTGTGCACTGTTTTCCCTTGGTGTATCATCATCTCACGCTCAATCATGCGGAAAATATAGCTTTTCGAGTAACCAAATTTTCAGATCCTGCAATGATCTCCCATACTTGAACTCGTTTCTTCACTGGGACTATGATCAGTCTACTAAAACTGTTAAAATGGCGTATCGGCATACCGGCGTCTCACCCTCGAGATGGGTGGCCTGGGCCATCAATCCAAGCGGCCAAGGAATGGTTGGAGCGCAGGCACTCGTGGCTTTCCAGAAATCTGATGGTACCGTGACTGCTTACACAGCGCCTGTCGCTAGCTACCAAACTGGGTTGCAGCCAGGGGATTTGAGTTTTCAAGTTTCTGATCTTACAGCAACTTATGATAGTAACGAAATCATCATTTTCGCAACGCTGAATCTTGGTAATCTCAGCTCTACAGTGAATCAGGTGTGGCAGGAAGGCCCGGTTTCAGGAGCTTCTCCTTCATCACATGCTACTTCTGGTCCTAATGTTCAGTCCATGGGGACACTGAACCTTCTTTCTGGGGAGTCGGAGACAACGGGAGGAACCGCAAACTCGAAAACCAAGAAAAGGAAT ATTCATGGAGTGTtgaatgttgtaagttgggggATCATGTTACCCATTGGTGTCGTATTCGCAAGGTACCTAAAAGTGTTTCCTAGAGCCGATCCGGCATGGTTTTACCTTCACGCGACTTGCCAAACATCAGCCTACATCATTGGAGTTGCCGGTTGGGCAACTGGTCTTAGACTAGGAAGCCAATCTCCTGGAGTCCAATACAGTGCCCACAGGACTATTGGCATTATCCTTTTTTGTCTTGGAACACTCCAG GTGTTCGCATTGCTTCTAAGGCCGAAAAAAGATCATAAATTCAGAGTTTTCTGGAACGTATACCACCACTTGATCGGATACTCGGTCATAGTTCTCAGCATTGTCAACATCTTCAAAggttttgatattttaaatccAGCTGAAAAATGGAAGAGGGGATACATTGGATTCCTATTAGGTCTGGCTTTCGTTGCTGCAATCTTGGAAGTTTACACGTGGTTCGTAGTTTTGAAAAGGAAGAAGACAAGTAGCAGCCCCAAAAAGACGCCAAATGTGATCAATGGATACAATGGATATGGACCAAGGGCACATGATACAGTATAA